The Polypterus senegalus isolate Bchr_013 chromosome 9, ASM1683550v1, whole genome shotgun sequence genome includes a window with the following:
- the LOC120534885 gene encoding uncharacterized protein LOC120534885 gives MGVGGQGTCLEARTEEEDKESGAEGCSKCPEREKPGGLDVLEEYELTKTLKHSMRRQVFNVLVGHITEVHGRIPTCKQRETYALCFVSLFPALRDPYSSKGYVNQDLILLFNVETSAKLLEQWQIAFKPKVIKEAKSLSLTAELQSHIGAAEKQLSKNGEKVKIHPSDAVDRLIHFHKSCTSIEHLWRREGHQLYLLAVGQTKKRIDNFYVIVDKQLIPCAGTTSVSALDELFKVHYFFNLTYEKSLTNVYTFLQPTIYNIDIGLTSELPRVRELCVKLLNNV, from the exons ATGGGGGTGGGGGGCCAGGGAACGTGTCTGGAGGCAAGAACAGAGGAGGAAGATAAAGAGAGTGGAGCAGAGG GTTGTTCAAAATGTCCTGAAAGAGAGAAACCTGGTGGTTTGGATGTTCTTGAAGAATATGAGTTAACTAAAACACTGAAGCACAGCATGAGACGACAGGTTTTTAATGTTCTTGTTGGCCATATTACAGAGGTTCATGG GAGGATTCCCACCTGTAAACAGAGAGAGACATATGCCTTGtgctttgtttctcttttccCTGCTCTAAGAGACCCATATTCATCGAAGGGCTAT GTAAATCAAGACTTAATTTTGCTGTTCAATGTTGAAACATCTGCAAAATTACTTGAGCAGTGGCAGATAGCATTCAAGCCAAAAGTCATCAAAGAAGCAAAGTCTCTCTCTTTGACAGCAGAACTTCAAAGTCACATCGGTGCAGCAGAGAAACAACTGTCTAAAAAT GGAGAAAAAGTTAAAATCCATCCCAGTGATGCAGTTGACAGGCTTATACATTTTCATA AATCCTGTACCagtattgaacatctctggaggcGAGAAGGCCACCAACTATACCTACTTGCAGTAGGACAAACCAAGAAGAGGATTGACAATTTTTATGTCATTGTTGACAAGCAGCTCATCCCCTGTGCAGGAACTACCTCCGTGAGTGCCTTAGATGAACTTTTCAAagttcattacttctttaatctAACCTATGAGAAATCCCTCACAAATGTCTACACTTTTCTACAGCCAACAATCTACAACATTGACATAGGTCTAACAAGCGAGTTGCCAAGAGTAAGAGAACTATGTGTGaaattgttaaacaatgtttaa